Part of the Cloacibacterium caeni genome is shown below.
TTTCGGCATCGCCCAGCCAGGCAAGGAACTGTAATCGGCTGGTGAAAAAAGGGTTAGACTGTCCCAAGTATGAAGCCAGGCACCTCCAGATATATTTTGTTTATCCAATATTACATAATTCAGTTTAGCTCTTCTCAAATAATATCCGCAGGCTAAAGCGCTTTGTCCTCCTCCAATAACAACGACGTCGTATATTTCATCCATTAATCTTTGGTTTTGATTATTTTATAATGGCAGATTAGTGAGTAAATTATGTTTAGCAGCAACCTCCGCCAGGCGTACAAGAACTGTTTTGGTTTACACCAAGTTCAATTAGATTCTTTTTTTCTTTTTCTGATGGGATTCCGCAAGCATCCTGTGCTAAACAAGCTGTAGTTTTATTTTTTAGAATAAATGTTTTCCCATTGAATTCTAGATCATATTTTCCAATAGTATCACTCTGATATTCCACTTCAATATCGAAATCCTCGATTCCTAATTTATCCTCGGAAAGTTTGATAATGTTGAGTAATTTGTTAGGCTTCAGACGATGTTCAAAATCGTCTGCATTCCAAAGCTGGAAATTGACAACCTTCTCTGAACGGATGACACCGCCACAATCAATAAAGTTTTTATTGATCATTCCTACTTCCGTAACGTGAAAATGTTCCGGAACAAAAGTTCCATTTTCTAATTGGAATTCAACATTTTCTAATGTTGGTAAAATTTGTTTTATTTCTGATAATTTCATAATTAAATGCTTATAGGTTAAATGCAATATTGCGATATATTAAGGTAAAAAAACGCTTAACAGCATTTTGATTTGGTAACAGTTTGTACTATTGCGGAAAAATAAGTGTTGAGAATTTCGATGGTCTTTTCGTCTATACAATAGCAGATAGCGTTTCCGGAAATGTTACCTTTTATGATCCCGGCATTTTTCAGTTCTTTCAAATGCTGAGAAACGGTAGGTTGAGCTAAGGGTAATTCATTCACGATGTCGCCACAGATACACTCATTGACTTTCATCAAATACTCAATAATAGCTATTCTGGCAGGATGCCCTAATGCTTTTGCAATAGTTGCAATTTGATTTTGCTTATCTGTAAAATGTTCTGTTTTAGTAGCTCCCATAATTCCAAAAAATATTACATCGCAATATTACAATATAATATTTGCTTCGCAAAATATTTTTTAATAAATTGTCTAAAGAGAAGCTTAGAGATCCAATTCAAAAAGATTCAAATAGTAGAAAATATATTCACCGAAGGTTTTTACCTTAATTTTCATCTCCAAAGTAATTTTCCAGCTGAGTGATAATTTCTTTAATGATTTTCCTTACTTGCGTTATATCCATCTTTAAACCTCAGAAAATCCTCTGCTTTTTTAGGATTATTCTTGATCCATAATTGCATAACTTGAGTATTTTCTCTCAAAACTGTTATCTCATTTTTATCATAGATTTTTTTTCCTTCATCAGCAATTTCATTTAAAATATCTTGGCGTAGTTCACTTTTCGCTTTGATGCTTTCTTTGTACCAATTGGTTGCGAAATAGATGGATGCGATAAATACTAAAACGGCAAAGACAAAAACTCCAATTCCGCTCCAAATAAATTTCTTCTTCCATCGTATATCCTTTCCAAAACCGTCCAAATAATCTTTAGTTTCTTTTGAAAGAACCATTTCTGTCTGCGTAGGAATACTGGCAAGAAATTCAGTCATTTTGGCTTGCACTAATTTGAAAAAGACCACAGTTTCATTATTGAGTGACTGTCCGTCTTCCAAGCAGATCTTTAAGTCATTCAATAGAGTCGTATGATCTTCAATGGCAAACTGCAGTTTGATATTTTGTTCAATATTTTCCATATTTGATTTGATCACGTTTTCTAAAAGTTCCATTCCGTTACTTTTAGATTCTTTATTTTCACTATCCATATTTATTGTTTTATATTTTTAATTATCTTCTTAATTTTCGCTTCTTTTTCCAGAGTGCATCTTCGTCCTGAGAAACATAGGTTGGATTAAGGAAGTCACTTATTAATCCGCCTGCAATATCTATTAAGCTTTCATTTGGGTCTGATTTCAGATGATTACTTGCATCATTATTTACACTATTTTGACTTAATGATTTTACCAGATCATCCAGACCAGAATCTATTGCTGACAGAGAGAACCCGACATTTTTCCGAAAAAAGAATCCGTTTTTCTCTTGACTATCACCAATTTTATTTATCCAGAAATCTTGAATTTCATTTTTTTGACCGGCTTTAAATTCTCCTTTGTATTGGATCTTTACAGAAATTCCTTTTTGTTGTATAATTTTTCGAAATCCCTCTATGTTGCCAGCGTCTTTTTGTGCTTCCTTGACCGCATTTTTCATTTCAAACAGAGATTTTATTTCAGAAATTTTCAGTTGATTTGAGATTTCAGATAATTTGTAACCAGCTTTATAAATCCTTTCGGTATGAAAATTTTTGTCTTTTTCCATCACAATTCGCATTCCCGAAATCCCGTCTTTGATATTTGAAGACAATTGAATTTCAAAACCTTTTTTATTCATTTCTGAGATCAGATCATCAAAATTATCTTTTGACCTAATAGCTTCGGTCAAGCTTTTCAGCATCTCAGCTTTTTTCTGAATTCCAATTTCTATATCAGTCAACAATCCTCTTTCCTTGCAAACTTCTCTGACAGCATCACCAAATCTCTTTCCGATATCGTGTGATTTCACAGTGCAATTTCCCGAAATATCAATCCTGTTTACGACAAAATGAATATGCTTATGTTTTGTACTATTGTGAATATCCAATCGGTACTGATTTTTGTTTGTCACTCCAATTTTATCTAAAGCTTTGGTGGCGATTTCTGCGAATTCTTCATCCTTCAATTTTCTACCAATTTCGTCCGGTTGAGAAATGTAGCCTGTCAATGCCCATTTCTTTACTTTGGTATTTCTTTCAGCTACAGTTTTCATTTCGTGAAATTGACCTTCAGCAGTGTCACTCAAAAGATAATTCGAAGCCACCATTTCTGATGTTCCTTTATCGTTTGCATTGTATTCCAAAGCAATTTTTGTAATGGATCTGGTGGTTGCTGAATTATTCATTTTTCTGAATTTTTGAATATAAATACTGATGAATCAATTCGATCAAATTTTCGATTTTCACTAAAATCTCCTTCTTGTTTTCGAAAACATTCCATTCCCGATTTCGTAAAAGATTGGTTATTTTTTTGAAATGAGTCCCATACTGCAGTAAGACTTCATCAGTTTGAAATTCATTGATTTTTAGTTCTTTTTCGAACAAAACATTTCGGATATAGGTTGATAATTTGAACGGATGTTTTTCTTGTTTTTGAATGAGAGTTTCGTATTCGGAATTGGTCATTCGTATTGAAATAACTTTATCAAGTTTTTTGTTTTCTTTAGTTTTCAAACCGCCTTTCCTACCTAGTTCCTGGAAATATTTTTTTCTCTTTTCCTGAGCAATCTTCGTTTCATTTTCTTTGGCAACTTCGTATATGAATTCTTGTAAAAAGTCTTTTTCCATTGTGTAAATTTTATTGTATTTAAAAACATTTCTGACGATAGGAAGAAATCAAAAATCCCAATTTTGCAATCAGCGGATACGCTTATTGTAAACTTTGGGTACTTTTTGCACTAACATATCACCATATTTTACCTGTGTTTATTTTACTCACCTTCTCCTTTGTTTGACTTGTCTTTCAAGTGATGGGTTTTTATGAATCATCCAATCATTTAAGTCTTTAAAATCTGAATATAAAACCCGACAATCTTCTACATTTTTGTTTTCATTTTTAATCATTTCAATGCCACGATCTCCTGCTTCATCATTGTCAAAATAAAGCTCAATATTTTCATAATTTTCGATTGAATTTTTAATCTTAGAAATCATCGAAACGGAATTCAAAATGAGATAATCTGAAAGTTCTTTTTGTAAAAATTTCTCTACATTTTTAAAGGAAAGAAAATCGAAAAACCCCTCGAAGACCCGCAGCGATTCTGCTCCATTTTGTATAGTAGAAATGTCTTTTTTACCCAAACAAATTTTAGAGTATTTATTACGGATTTCATAACCGCCAGAATCGTTCTTGAAACCAATTCCAAAATAGTTTTTATCTTTCATTCGGTAATGAATTTCGTGTAAGAACTGAGTTTGATTTCCAACTTTTCTTTCTCTTAAATATTCCAAAAGCGAAGGATGCTGAACGTTTTTAATTTCAATGATTTCATATTGTTTAGATAAATTTTCTGCTTTCTGATTTGAAATACGTTGCTGTTGAAAAGAAGAAAAACTCTGCTTCTCAACCCACGCTAAAACTTCATTGACCGAAGCGTTCAGGTATTTCTTCATAAAGTCGGTACTGGTTCCACCAATTCCTTCTGAAAACAGATACCAATAGTTTAGGCTTTTATTGATTTTAAAAGAGGCTTGGGATTCGTTGGCAAAGGGGTTGAGATACCAAGCTTCTTTTTCATTTTGTTTCGTTGGAAGGTGTCCGAGAGAAAGGAGGACTTCTTCCAACGGTATGCTGTTGAATTGTTTGCAGTTCATTGTTGTAATTTTTAATATTTTTAGTAATAAATAGTAGGTGTCCTGTCGGTTAAAACGGACGGATTTGGTTTTGATTAATTTTTGATGAATTGATGAGAAAACCTTATAATTAATTGAATTTTAATAATTTACGTCCTCATCAAAATCTCATCATCTCATCAAACTTGTGGTATTCTTCTCATCAAGCTCTCATCAAAAACCAAGGTTTAAAAATTTGATGAGGCTTTTGATGAGATGTAACTAATTGATTTTATTTCCATTATCAATTAATTCATCATTTCATCAAATTTTTGAAGAATAAAATTTCTGTCTACTGTAAAATACCGTCCTGTTTTGTTCTGTTGGAAAAAGCTTAAACCATAATCGAGGTCGTATTTGATGTAGGCTAAAGAATTACTTTGAGGTTCGAGTTTCCAGTTTTCTTTCAAAATTTTCCGGACATCGTTGACTGTCCAATATTGTTTGCTGAACATTTTACCTAGCATATTGAAAATATCTTGTGGAATACAGTTGATAATTTTATCTTCGTTATTTTCGAAAAACTCATATAAAAGTTCGATGATCTTAGATTCTAGTTTATTGTTGTTTTTCCAAACCAATTTCTGAAGGGCTTTTGTTCTGATCTGGGAATCTGTGAACCACATCCTGGTCTCCTTACGACTGTGAAAAGGCCTTTGAATTAGGTAACGGAGGAAATGGGGAATCTCCTTGTTGAGATTGTGTAGAAATTCAGTATTCTCGCTTTTGATTGATTTCACTTTGATAATCCAGAATCGTATCTCATTTTCATCAATCTGGATGAAGTTGTCTTCATTATTGGAACAGAGAATGAATTTTCCAAAAAATTCCACTTCTTCACGATCTTTTCCTTTTGCCTCCTTCTTGTCTTTATCAGTCGTTGAAAGATATTTTAATCGTTCTGTAATTTCCTTTTTGTCAAAGAATACTTCATCAATAGCAACTATAAGCATCGAAGTCCAATCCGAATTAAACTGACTGCTGAAAGAATCACCTTTGATGTAGGTCATATTAAGTCCAAAAATGGATTTCAGCCATTTTATGAAGGTGGATTTTCCGGTAGACCTTTCTTTGCTTACAAGACAGAGAATCGGGAGGATCTGTGTTGGATATTGCAGTAAGATCTTGATATAATCTAATCCTATTTCCAACTGTTCTCCAAAAATATGCTCCATAAATCTAAGTGAAAATGGAATCTTTTCGAGTAGGGTTGTTTGCTCCGGTGTCTCTTTAATCGGCTGGTAAGGAATCTCATTGTAAACATTATAGAATCCTTGGATAATTTGTTGGTATTGCAAATGGGATGGTATACAACAGAAACCGTCATACTTAGGAACTTGTGAGACATATATCTTTCCGTGATCGCTAATAATGGTCTCACGATTCCATCGAGTCAGTATCGAGATTTTATCTCCTGAGATTAATGGTTTCTCAATAGTTTTATAGTAGGTTGTCCCTACTCTTAGATATGGGATTTTTTCGCTCATATTTTAAAGATTTGATTCCGTACAGGAAATACGGAAGGGTGAATTAGAATGCTTGATAAATAAAAGTCTCTATCTATCTTCTATACTTAAGCGACTTGACTTCGTTTAAAGCATCCATAAGATCAAAATGGTTAACTCTGTAGAATCTTCCAATTTGTTCCGCCTTAATGTTACCTTTTAAAATATGTGAGCGTACGGTTTGATAATCGAGTTTTAGAATTTCTGAACACTCTTTGATAGAGTATAATTTCTTTTTCAACTCAATTTCAGGTTCTTTTTTGAGAGAATAGAGTAAGTCTTTCACTTCCCCTAATTCGTCGAGAATGGTTTGGAATGGATTTGTTGTCTGCATAATCTGATATTTATTTGCAGACAAAATTGTATGATTGGAATAACTAATGATGCAATTCTACTCAATTGCGTAAAGTTTAATACTTGATATTAAATAACTTAGATAATTCTTGATAGATAGTTTCCTCAAAATCATTAGGTTTCACAGTTATTGCCCGTGAAAATGTTCCTTTGTCAAAATTGGAATTATATTCGTTTTCCATAGCCTCAATAATAGTGGTATCTTGAAAATCCGGATTAATAATATGATTGTCTTTTAAGAATCGGTGAATTCTGATGAAGGAAGATTTCTGATCTACGATTAGGTTGTGATTTTCATCGACGAATTTTTTGTCTTTTAAAAAAGAGATGAAAATTTTAGAACTATTTTCACCAATCATAATATCTGATAAACGAACCTCTCTATTTGTTTTGCTTTGTAAAGCAAAATATAGAAAAAGTGTGGTTTCGGTGCCACTTAAAAAATTGCCCTGCAACTTCATTAAATTACTTGAACTTATCAGGCTGTTTGATTCTTTTTTATATTGATCTAAACAATATTGAATCTTATCTTCAAAATTATGATTTCGTGATGTATCAATATCTTTGAAATGAAAACTGAAGAAGTTGTCTAGCTTTTCATATCTAATCAAATACTCATTCCGCAATTTTTCATTAAGAACAATTTTAGAGGATTTTTGCTTGGCTTTTTCAATTCTCCGTTGAAACCGCTCCTGAATCTTTTCTCGTTTTATCAAATGATAAATCATCATCGGATAGCCGACAAATTCCTCCCAAAAATTCCAACGTCCGTAAAGTTTTTTATGATCCATTATTATACTAGTCTTTATTTAAAAACCTCATTCATATAGTTAATCTTATCATCTTCGCTTGGTCTGTAGTAGGCATTAAATACTTCTAAGCTGGTATGACCAGTGTAGCTCATAATTACCTTATCTGGAACTCGTTTGTTCTTCATTATCGTGATGAAACTTCTTCTTGCAGTATGTGAAGAAATCCTTGTCCAAAATTCGGCTTTTTGGTCTACTAACTGATCACCATATTTCATAGTTTTCTTTATTTCATCAGTAAATTCCAGCTTTTTAAAAACCTCTTTAATATATTCATTCATCTTTTGATTTGTGATGCTCGGCAAATTATAATCATATTTTTCAAGAATTGCTTTAGATATACTATTTAAAGGGATTGCCAAATTTTTTGATTTGCTTTTTAAATCAATTACTCTAATAAAATTACCTTCAAGATCGCTCTTTGAGATTGTGCTATAATTACCGAACCTCATTCCTGTAGTACAACCAAAAACAAATAGGTCACGAACTTTTTCTAATCTTTTATTTTTAGTTAGATCGTAATTGTAAATTAGTTCAACCTGTTCGTAGTTCAAAGCAATTTCGTCAGTAATAAATTTAGCAGGTTTCTTAAAAGCAATAAAATCATTATTGTAAGTATATTTCTTATTTAAAGCCCAAAGCAAAAAAGTCTTTAAAAGACCAACATTTCTATGCACAGTATTCGCAGAATGCTTCTTTTCTTCAATACAGTATTTAAGAAATTTGTTATATAGCTTATCATCAAATTTTCCGAGAGTAACTTTGGTTTTACTATTCCTCTCAAAATCTTCGAGTAAAGTTTTATTACATTTATAACGTTTTAGAGTCGAATTTGAAATCGAATTTCCCGTATAATCATTTTCCTTCTCATCCAAAAATTCCTGATAAATTCTAAAAAAATCACTTTTTACAGTAATTTTTTTGAACTTTTCATCAAATCGTTGTTTGAGTATATCTACAGTAAGTTCCTCGCTTATATTTTTATAACGATTTACTATCTCAGTAAAAAAACTACTGTACCTGTCTAGTTGCATTTTCAGACTTCTATGAATTTCAGCTCGCTTAGTTCTTCCATTCAAATCGTTAGGTTGTCTATTTTCAAAGTCCCATTCAGAAGGCTTAATTTTTTCGCCAGTAGAATAGATAAAATTCTTATTTTCACTGTTGAAAAAAGTGCGGAAGTAAATGAGAGTTTCCTTAGTTTCACTAGGCTTCTTAAGTTTAAAAGTGTAATTCATTGGGTGCCAGTTTGGGTGCTACTTCTTCTATATTTAGTTATAAAAACTAGTTATATTCATATATACAAATATAGTTAAAATACTGACAAATAGCACACTTACATATTTTAACTTATGATAAAATATATAAGGTTCGAAAACCTCCAACTCCACAAAAATTAAAACGCTACAAAATCATTTGTAGCGATTTTTTATTTCTTAACTTTGAGGAAATTACTAAAAAATGAAAACAAAAATTCTAGTTTTTTTCCTTGTTGTTTTTTCTCAAAGTTTTTTTTCTCAAAAAATTGACCAAAAATATTATCCTAAAGAATATGTAGAAATTACCCATCCTGAATGGAGCAAAAATGCTACGATTTATGAAGTAAACCTTCGTCAATATACTCCAGAAGGAACTTTCAAAGCCTTTGAAAAACATTTGCCTAGACTAAAAAGCATGGGCGTAGATATTATTTGGCTCATGCCGATTCATCCTATTGGTGAAAAAAATAAAAAAGGAGGTTTAGGAAGTTACTATTCTGTAAAAGATTTTCGTGGGGTGAATCCAGAATTTGGAAGCATGCAAGATTTTAAAAATTTGGTCAAAAAAATCCATGAAATGGGAATGTACGTCATCATCGATTGGGTGGGTAATCATTCTGCTTGGGATAATTCTTTGGCAACTACTCATTCAGATTGGTACACTAAAAATAGAGACGGAAATTTCCAGCCAACACCTTGGTATGATTGGGATGATGTAATTGATTTTGATTATGAAAATCCAGAATTTAGACAACACATGACAGAATCTCTTAAATTTTGGGTTAAAGAGGCTAGTATTGATGGTTATAGAGCAGATGTAGCAGGTTTTA
Proteins encoded:
- a CDS encoding DUF6428 family protein, which gives rise to MKLSEIKQILPTLENVEFQLENGTFVPEHFHVTEVGMINKNFIDCGGVIRSEKVVNFQLWNADDFEHRLKPNKLLNIIKLSEDKLGIEDFDIEVEYQSDTIGKYDLEFNGKTFILKNKTTACLAQDACGIPSEKEKKNLIELGVNQNSSCTPGGGCC
- a CDS encoding ArsR/SmtB family transcription factor translates to MGATKTEHFTDKQNQIATIAKALGHPARIAIIEYLMKVNECICGDIVNELPLAQPTVSQHLKELKNAGIIKGNISGNAICYCIDEKTIEILNTYFSAIVQTVTKSKCC
- a CDS encoding relaxase/mobilization nuclease domain-containing protein, which codes for MNNSATTRSITKIALEYNANDKGTSEMVASNYLLSDTAEGQFHEMKTVAERNTKVKKWALTGYISQPDEIGRKLKDEEFAEIATKALDKIGVTNKNQYRLDIHNSTKHKHIHFVVNRIDISGNCTVKSHDIGKRFGDAVREVCKERGLLTDIEIGIQKKAEMLKSLTEAIRSKDNFDDLISEMNKKGFEIQLSSNIKDGISGMRIVMEKDKNFHTERIYKAGYKLSEISNQLKISEIKSLFEMKNAVKEAQKDAGNIEGFRKIIQQKGISVKIQYKGEFKAGQKNEIQDFWINKIGDSQEKNGFFFRKNVGFSLSAIDSGLDDLVKSLSQNSVNNDASNHLKSDPNESLIDIAGGLISDFLNPTYVSQDEDALWKKKRKLRR
- a CDS encoding plasmid mobilization protein — encoded protein: MEKDFLQEFIYEVAKENETKIAQEKRKKYFQELGRKGGLKTKENKKLDKVISIRMTNSEYETLIQKQEKHPFKLSTYIRNVLFEKELKINEFQTDEVLLQYGTHFKKITNLLRNREWNVFENKKEILVKIENLIELIHQYLYSKIQKNE
- a CDS encoding toprim domain-containing protein; its protein translation is MNCKQFNSIPLEEVLLSLGHLPTKQNEKEAWYLNPFANESQASFKINKSLNYWYLFSEGIGGTSTDFMKKYLNASVNEVLAWVEKQSFSSFQQQRISNQKAENLSKQYEIIEIKNVQHPSLLEYLRERKVGNQTQFLHEIHYRMKDKNYFGIGFKNDSGGYEIRNKYSKICLGKKDISTIQNGAESLRVFEGFFDFLSFKNVEKFLQKELSDYLILNSVSMISKIKNSIENYENIELYFDNDEAGDRGIEMIKNENKNVEDCRVLYSDFKDLNDWMIHKNPSLERQVKQRRR
- a CDS encoding primase-helicase family protein; the protein is MSEKIPYLRVGTTYYKTIEKPLISGDKISILTRWNRETIISDHGKIYVSQVPKYDGFCCIPSHLQYQQIIQGFYNVYNEIPYQPIKETPEQTTLLEKIPFSLRFMEHIFGEQLEIGLDYIKILLQYPTQILPILCLVSKERSTGKSTFIKWLKSIFGLNMTYIKGDSFSSQFNSDWTSMLIVAIDEVFFDKKEITERLKYLSTTDKDKKEAKGKDREEVEFFGKFILCSNNEDNFIQIDENEIRFWIIKVKSIKSENTEFLHNLNKEIPHFLRYLIQRPFHSRKETRMWFTDSQIRTKALQKLVWKNNNKLESKIIELLYEFFENNEDKIINCIPQDIFNMLGKMFSKQYWTVNDVRKILKENWKLEPQSNSLAYIKYDLDYGLSFFQQNKTGRYFTVDRNFILQKFDEMMN
- a CDS encoding helix-turn-helix domain-containing protein; this translates as MQTTNPFQTILDELGEVKDLLYSLKKEPEIELKKKLYSIKECSEILKLDYQTVRSHILKGNIKAEQIGRFYRVNHFDLMDALNEVKSLKYRR
- a CDS encoding tyrosine-type recombinase/integrase; the protein is MNYTFKLKKPSETKETLIYFRTFFNSENKNFIYSTGEKIKPSEWDFENRQPNDLNGRTKRAEIHRSLKMQLDRYSSFFTEIVNRYKNISEELTVDILKQRFDEKFKKITVKSDFFRIYQEFLDEKENDYTGNSISNSTLKRYKCNKTLLEDFERNSKTKVTLGKFDDKLYNKFLKYCIEEKKHSANTVHRNVGLLKTFLLWALNKKYTYNNDFIAFKKPAKFITDEIALNYEQVELIYNYDLTKNKRLEKVRDLFVFGCTTGMRFGNYSTISKSDLEGNFIRVIDLKSKSKNLAIPLNSISKAILEKYDYNLPSITNQKMNEYIKEVFKKLEFTDEIKKTMKYGDQLVDQKAEFWTRISSHTARRSFITIMKNKRVPDKVIMSYTGHTSLEVFNAYYRPSEDDKINYMNEVFK